One part of the Lycium ferocissimum isolate CSIRO_LF1 chromosome 8, AGI_CSIRO_Lferr_CH_V1, whole genome shotgun sequence genome encodes these proteins:
- the LOC132067586 gene encoding protein DETOXIFICATION 12-like codes for MLRVVFCSLEWWSFELLILLSGLLPNPQLETSVLSICLNTISTLYAIPFGLSGAVSTRVSNQLGAGNPQGARVSVVSVMLIAATETILVSTTLFACRNVFGYIFSNEKEVVDYVANMAPLLCLSVITDSLQGTLSGVARGCGWQHIGAYVNLASFYLCGIPIAASLAFWLNFRGKGLWIGILSGAALQTILLSVITCCTNWKKQAAMARERLHADEKLSIDNRLM; via the exons ATGCTACGTGTTGTATTTTGTAGTCTTGAATGGTGGTCATTTGAGCTGCTTATCTTGCTATCCGGGCTATTACCGAATCCCCAACTTGAAACTTCAGTGCTATCCATATG CCTGAACACCATTTCGACCCTTTATGCAATTCCATTTGGTCTCTCTGGTGCTGTAAG CACTCGAGTTTCTAATCAATTAGGAGCTGGAAATCCTCAAGGGGCTCGTGTTTCCGTGGTTTCTGTAATGCTCATTGCAGCCACAGAGACAATATTAGTAAGCACAACTCTATTTGCCTGTCGAAACGTATTTGGCTACATTTTCAGCAACGAGAAGGAAGTCGTGGACTATGTCGCAAACATGGCTCCTCTTCTATGTCTATCGGTCATAACTGACAGCTTGCAAGGAACCCTTTC GGGTGTCGCGAGGGGATGTGGTTGGCAGCATATCGGAGCCTATGTCAATCTTGCTTCATTTTACCTTTGTGGAATTCCTATTGCTGCTTCATTGGCTTTTTGGCTCAATTTTCGGGGGAAAGGCTTGTGGATCGGCATACTTTCTGGTGCAGCTCTGCAGACTATTTTACTTTCTGTGATAACATGCTGCACAAATTGGAAAAAACAAGCTGCAATGGCAAGGGAGAGGCTTCATGCTGATGAAAAATTATCTATTGATAACAGGCTGATGTAA
- the LOC132066142 gene encoding uncharacterized protein LOC132066142, whose amino-acid sequence MVKEFPPGFYKASEIRIPAINSNFPQKHSVEMELDDIKSNLLALRQLYGLLRNDRDGLSNLNSDGLDYEARVMLKNLLDNTTNDVLKAHSEIIARQPRVHSLPHPQQLIDTVKQRPLALSDVSKSSAVIQSCGREPVVMDSTLSKEKQQLIMTTRPPKFSFSASESGNKRKFCRICQRPKFEKPFVPCVKTETSAKEAPHSTKFVALQEQQNSQFANFSWDIQQEALQSGSTESTKPKEVLDLHCISSGAETVAPLSDRPASDLTQSVHDSSGVIRSVPEQNTDHFSTDEIVKQLELHISALQMDAENLVIANKHAAEHTFKPITNFMPQAESTTPIKMIEGAVVNDELSQTVAVLDDSLQLVNTQYSQEPKDPSSSRYPGYTVPSTRISKFSSDQSPNPPESSSCQSNQLRQQKIVANIFPAEERDTSTKLDLVDERPWQIQSGNANNGQNIHSIVDQLESLSQLKNQNYFFQQDQHNMETGVTALPAMSVNQNQNQMMTSNEKIWRLGKLNAARQMPAADLSRNNIDTPGLIDYGRKLTWSGTCESRMDSPYSQQAIMRRSTLNHKLAQYTPSRSSYANLEKKPNKYPKNNNHMKQLRRRHLNGHESDSSSPYSSSSTDLQQTRTYSSDKDDSLRRKIRTESQYSDETSGDELYPQRDSSQTDYTISSSFSGSEGYTSPIGNESAHEMISTSKTEGEISSSLNHSGYDNLEEPSYYSADSSSRRSSPARIYKSANSKQSKKHNGRWKKLKDKLAIVFHHHHHHHHHHQGRDDKGKERKTTLSRQRGKRFHGHYSSSKDEKFGEKALEKFGKSAIDKQAGKKQKGDQFHTLARGLMQHIQHSKKSKHSSSIPVDKGQHSNKKVINKFHWWELLRHHRGMNKSPAMLGSGNTRGHSKASKMK is encoded by the exons ATGGTGAAAGAATTTCCTCCAGGATTTTACAAAGCCTCCGAAATTCGAATACCAGCAATTAATTCAAATTTCCCACAAAAACATAGTGTT GAGATGGAACTTGACGACATAAAATCGAACCTTCTTGCTTTAAGGCAATTGTATGGTCTTTTGCGAAATGACAGAGATGGTCTTTCAAACTTGAACTCTGATGGT TTGGACTATGAAGCACGAGTCATGTTAAAGAATTTACTCGATAATACAACCAACGATGTTCTCAAGGCTCATTCTGAG ATCATAGCACGTCAGCCCCGTGTGCACAGCTTACCTCACCCTCAGCAGCTGATTGACACAGTGAAGCAACGACCTCTTGCTTTGTCAGACGTATCAAAATCCTCAGCTGTTATTCAAAGTTGTGGAAGAGAGCCGGTTGTCATGGATTCCACTTTATCGAAAGAGAAGCAGCAACTGATCATGACAACTAGGCCTCCAAAGTTCAGCTTCAGTGCAAGTGAATCtggaaataaaagaaagtttTGCAGAATTTGCCAGCGCCCAAAATTTGAAAAGCCGTTTGTTCCTTGTGTGAAGACTGAAACTTCTGCAAAAGAAGCTCCACATTCTACAAAGTTTGTGGCGTTGCAAGAACAGCAGAATAGTCAATTCGCCAATTTTTCTTGGGATATTCAACAGGAAGCATTGCAATCAGGAAGCACTGAAAGTACAAAGCCGAAAGAAGTTCTTGATCTCCATTGCATATCAAGTGGTGCAGAAACTGTGGCTCCCTTATCAGACAGACCAGCTAGTGATCTTACACAATCCGTGCATGACTCTTCTGGTGTGATAAGATCGGTACCTGAACAGAACACTGATCACTTCTCAACTGATGAAATCGTTAAACAACTCGAATTGCACATTTCAGCTTTGCAGATGGATGCCGAGAACCTTgttattgctaataaacatgcAGCTGAACATACCTTCAAACCGATAACTAACTTCATGCCACAAGCAGAGTCAACCACTCCCATCAAGATGATAGAGGGAGCTGTCGTGAATGATGAACTTAGTCAGACTGTTGCAGTTCTAGATGACTCACTACAGCTAGTGAATACTCAATACAGTCAAGAACCTAAAGACCCATCAAGTTCACGTTATCCGGGGTATACTGTTCCATCAaccagaatatcaaaattttCATCAGATCAATCGCCAAATCCTCCCGAGTCAAGTAGTTGCCAGTCAAATCAGTTGAGACAACAGAAGATAGTAGCAAACATCTTCCCTGCTGAGGAACGTGATACTTCTACAAAGCTAGACTTAGTTGATGAGCGTCCGTGGCAGATACAGAGTGGAAACGCAAATAATGGTCAGAACATCCACTCCATCGTTGACCAACTTGAGTCTTTGAGTCAATTAAAgaatcaaaattattttttccaacaagaccAGCACAACATGGAAACTGGAGTCACTGCTTTGCCTGCAATGTCAGTCAACCAGAACCAAAACCAAATGATGACTTCAAACGAGAAAATATGGCGGCTAGGAAAACTGAATGCAGCCAGGCAGATGCCTGCAGCAGATCTTTCGAGAAACAACATAGATACCCCAGGATTGATTGATTACGGCCGCAAGTTAACTTGGTCAGGGACATGTGAGAGCAGAATGGACTCACCTTATTCACAGCAGGCAATAATGAGGCGATCAACATTGAATCACAAGCTAGCTCAATACACACCATCCCGGAGCTCGTACGCAAACTTGGAGAAGAAGCCTAATAAGTATCCGAAGAATAATAATCACATGAAACAACTGAGGAGAAGGCATTTAAATGGACATGAATCAGACTCAAGCTCACCATACTCTTCCAGCTCGACAGATTTGCAGCAGACGAGAACTTACAGTAGTGATAAAGATGATTCCTTGCGAAGGAAGATTCGAACCGAGTCGCAGTATTCAGATGAAACAAGTGGAGATGAATTATATCCTCAGAGAGATAGTAGTCAAACTGATTACACGATCAGCTCAAGCTTCAGCGGCAGTGAGGGTTATACATCCCCCATTGGTAATGAAAGCGCTCATGAAATGATTTCTACAAGTAAAACCGAGGGAGAGATATCCTCGTCACTAAATCATTCAGGGTATGACAATCTTGAAGAACCATCTTACTACTCAGCAGATTCTTCATCAAGGAGGTCAAGTCCCGCACGCATCTACAAGTCTGCTAACTCAAAACAATCAAAGAAACATAACGGAAGGTGGAAGAAGTTGAAAGACAAGCTAGCAATAGTTTTTCACcatcatcaccaccaccaccatcaccatCAAGGTAGGGATGATAAAGGTAAGGAGAGAAAAACAACATTGTCGAGGCAGCGAGGAAAGAGGTTTCATGGGCACTATTCTTCAAGCAAGGatgaaaaatttggagaaaaggcTTTGGAAAAGTTCGGGAAGTCAGCGATCGACAAGCAAGCTGGTAAAAAGCAGAAGGGGGACCAATTTCATACCCTTGCGCGGGGGCTGATGCAACATATCCAGCATTCAAAGAAGTCGAAACATAGCAGCAGTATACCAGTAGACAAAGGACAACATAGCAATAAGAAGGTGATTAACAAATTTCATTGGTGGGAACTACTAAGGCATCACAGAGGTATGAATAAATCGCCTGCCATGCTAGGATCTGGCAATACGAGAGGCCATTCAAAAGCTTCCAAGATGAAGTGA